A region from the Triticum aestivum cultivar Chinese Spring chromosome 3D, IWGSC CS RefSeq v2.1, whole genome shotgun sequence genome encodes:
- the LOC123074438 gene encoding uncharacterized protein: protein MDYVRLRAVYKNWRYITICPRGHGITDPRFHPRRWMMLPEGHGLHPGHYKLGGYVRFLNLDTGTLVRVKLPLFKNHCILDSINGLLLLQRDEDSAILLLNPFTSDITELPPLSTLLTQVVTQSEITFGLCYCYLLKHGMSTAVFCNNDGTTTVMIILHHLSQLAYANSQDKQWILASWDLPLNMKALSCQGKLYLVQYPASHGSQVLQIDPPLQVGSPPPRPKLIATCPTNKLVYGYHLVECDSNILLVCHTDDSRSPILIYNLENIIVGRFTPVRSIGKHALFLGERSLSVSSKALPTIIAETIIYKGPREHRFVQYHLSTAKWSEPVDECSIYGYSPGPHSLIQHIITCCIRRAWNKGLIYSEAEAYKPGWLT from the exons ATGGACTATGTTCGCCTTCGAGCTGTGTACAAAAATTGGCGGTACATCACTATTTGCCCACGCGGTCATGGCATCACTGATCCTCGTTTCCACCCGCGTCGTTGGATGATGTTGCCCGAGGGTCATGGTCTCCACCCTGGCCACTACAAGCTCGGGGGGTATGTTCGCTTTCTCAACCTCGACACGGGGACCTTGGTCCGTGTCAAGCTCCCGTTGTTCAAGAACCACTGCATTCTTGACTCAATcaatggcctcctcctcctccaaagggACGAGGACTCCGCCATTCTCCTCCTCAACCCTTTCACTAGTGACATCACTGAGCTCCCACCACTCTCCACCCTCCTCACACAAGTGGTGACACAGTCTGAGATCACATTTGGCCTATGCTACTGCTATCTCCTCAAACATGGCATGTCTACTGCTGTCTTCTGCAACAATGACGGTACCACCACCGTCATGATTATCTTGCATCATTTATCACAGTTGGCCTATGCTAACTCCCAAGACAAGCAATGGATCTTGGCGAGCTGGGATCTTCCGTTAAACATGAAAGCTTTGTCATGTCAAGGCAAGTTATACTTGGTGCAGTATCCTGCATCTCATGGTTCACAAGTTCTTCAGATTGACCCACCCTTGCAGGTTGGTTCGCCGCCACCACGGCCAAAGTTAATTGCCACATGCCCGACAAATAAACTTGTCTATGGTTATCATCTGGTAGAATGTGACTCGAACATCCTTCTTGTTTGCCATACTGATGATTCTCGATCACCCATTTTGATTTACAACCTTGAGAATATTATTGTGGGAAGGTTTACCCCGGTAAGAAGCATTGGAAAGCATGCCCTCTTCCTCGGAGAAAGGAGTCTGAGTGTCTCCTCTAAGGCATTGCCTACTATCATTGCTGAAACTATCATCTACAAAGGACCAAGGGAGCATCGCTTTGTGCAATACCACCTCAGTACCGCCAAGTGGTCCGAACCAGTTGACGAATGTAGCATCTATGGATATAGCCCCGGTCCTCATAGCCTCATCCAACATATCATTACTTGTTGCATTCGTCGTGCTTG GAACAAAGGGCTGATATATTCTGAAGCGGAAGCGTATAAGCCTGGATGGCTCACCTAG